A region of the Dyadobacter sp. CECT 9275 genome:
AAGCACTTGACTTTGCCGAAGAAATCTAGTACGTAGCAACAATGGGTACTCTGCCGCATCGAACAAAGAAATTATGTCACAAATAAAAATATACGGGCTTAAAACACATCTGAAACCTAAACGGGAGCACCTCTCAGAAGTGCTGCATGCGTGTGTCGTAGAGGCGTTTGTATATCCCCGGAACAAACGTGCGCATCGCTTTTTTTATCTTGATAAGAACGATTTTTTCTATCCAGAAGGCAGAAGCAGCCAATACACCATTATAGAAATCTCATTGTTTGAAGGCCGGTCCATAGAATCAAAAAAGCATTTATACCGTTTGGTTTTTGAACGGTTTGAAAAGGAGCTGGGTATTTCACCCAATGATATCGAAATAACCCTGACAGAAACCCCATTGCATCATTGGGGCATACGTGGGAAACCTGCTGATGAACTGGTCCTGGATTACAAAGTTGATATCTAGATTTTCCCATAAAATTATTGCCATAAAAACCTATTCATTAAATCACTTCAAAACGGCCAAAAGCTTGTACCGACAGAAGCCCATCGTTATATCATTATGAAAATTCTTGTTCTGGACAATTACGATTCCTTCACTTACAATCTGGTTTATATCCTGCGTGAACTGCACGGGCAGGTGGATATTTTCCGCAATGATAAAATTGCCCTGGAAGAGGTGGGTAGGTACGATAAAATTTTGCTCTCACCGGGTCCGGGAATTCCTTCCGAGGCAGGCATCATGCATGCGGTGATAAAAGAGTACGGTCCATCCAAAAGCATACTGGGTGTTTGCCTGGGACATCAGGGTATCGGAGAAGTATTTGGTGCATCTCTTGAAAACATGACGGATGTGCTTCATGGTATCAGCGACACGGCCTTTATTACCGACCCTACAGACAGGCTCTTCAAAAATATCCCGGGACAGATAAAGGTAGGGCGCTACCATTCCTGGACGGTCGTGCCTGAGTCCTTTCCGGATCATTTAAAAATTACAGCTGTTGATGAACAACAGAGAGTCATGGCGCTTTCCCATGCTTCCTACGACGTAAAAGGGGTGCAGTTTCACCCGGAGTCGGTACTGACGGAGTACGGTAAAGAAATGCTGGAGAACTGGCTGAGTATTTAAGACCGCATACCGTGTTATTTTCCACCCTAACGCTCGTCTCATAATTTCAGAATAAGCAATATCACACCATGAAAAAAATACTGAATGAGCTTTTCGAATACAAAATTTTAAGCAAAGCTCAGGCAAAAGAAATTCTGATTGGCATAAGTACCGGCATGTACAGTAATTCGGAAATTGCAGCATTTCTGACCATCTATGCCATGCGCAGCATTACGGTTGAAGAACTGGAGGGTTTCAGGGACGGCTTGCTGGAACTCTGTCTGAAGGTTGATTTATCCGCCTATGACCCCATTGATGTGTGCGGTACCGGAGGAGACGGAAAAGATACTTTCAACATATCAACCTTATCCTGCTTCGTCATAGCAGGTGCCGGTCAGCGGGTAGCCAAGCATGGCAACCATGGGGTATCTTCCCATTGCGGCTCTTCCACTGTTCTGGAATACCTGGGAGCGCGGTTCACAAATGATAAAAATGTCCTGGAAAGACAGATAGCCGAAGCGGGTGTTTGTTTCCTGCATGCCCCGTTGTTTCACCCGGCCATGAAAAATGTTGCACCCGTCCGTAAGGAGTTAGGCGTCAAAACTTTCTTCAACATGCTGGGCCCAATGGTGAATCCGACCTCTCCCAAAAAACAGCTGGTGGGTGTTTTCAGTCTTGAATTAGCCCGCCTTTTTGCTTATCTTTACCAACAAACAGACAAGCAGTTTTTAGTTCTTCACGCATTAGACGGCTATGACGAAGTGTCACTAACAGGTTCTTTTAAAGTCATCTCCGCTCATAGCGAGCAGGTTTTGTCTCCATCTGATCTGGGATTATCCACCCTACATGCCCGCGATTTAAGCGGAGGGGTAACGGTTGAAGATTCTGCCCGGATTTTCATGAATGTGCTGAACGACGAAGCCACACCAGCCCAAAAACAAGCCGTGCTGGCCAATGCAGCCATGGCTTTGTATTGTGCCAACCCAGGTCTATCCCTTCCGGATGCGGTGGCTATGGCGCGGGAATCCATAGAAAGTAAAAAGGCGCTGAAAAGTTTTAAAAAACTCCTGGAAGTATGATAACAAGCCTGGATCAGCTGGATATGAACAAGACCTACAGCTACGCAGACTATCTGAAGTGGGCGTTTGAAGAGCGTGTGGAGCTCATCAAGGGCAGGCTGTTCAGAATGTCACCTGCACCAGCCCGGCGGCACCAGCGTATTTCCAGCGTTTTTCAAGGTGAGTTATATAAATTTCTGGACAACCAGGCCTGCCAGGTGTATTCTGCTCCTTTCGACGTCAGGCTCACACCCCGGAAAAATGACACCACCAGTAATATTTACACAGTGGTGCAGCCCGATATATGCGTGATATGTGATCCTGCCAAACTGGACGACCGGGGTTGTATAGGCGCCCCGGACTGGATCATTGAGATACTTTCTCCCGGGAATTCCCAGACAGAAATGAAAAACAAATTTGAGGCTTACGAGGAGAACGGTGTGAAAGAGTATTGGCTCGCCGACCCGGCCAATGAGATTATTTTGGTTTATATACGCAATGAGCAAGGGAAATATATAGGATTACAGCCTTTTACGCTTGAAGACAGCATTTCAAGTTATGTTTTTCCTGACTTCAATTTAAATGTTGCTGATATTTTTAAGGATTAAATGAACATACTGGAAAAAATAGTTGTCCGGAAACACGAAGAAATTGCGGAGTCCAAAAAACTCAGAAGCATCTCTGACCTGGAAAAAGAAGCGTTATTTTTACGCAGGAACCTTTCTCTCTCTTCCGTCTTGCGGGAAGCCGAAACCCCTCAGATTATCTCTGAATTCAAACGGAAATCCCCTTCGAAAGGTATCATCAACGCCCGGGTAGAGCCGGAAATTGTAACTGCGGACTATGTGAAGGAAGGAGCAGCCGCGCTCTCTGTGCTCACGGATACTGATTTTTTCGGCGGCTCATTTGATGATTTTTTAAGAGCCCGCTTGGCTAATCCGCAAATACCCATGCTCCGGAAAGATTTTATCGTAGACGAGTACCAGCTCTACGAAGCTAAATCCATCGGAGCAGATATTATTTTGCTCATTGCGGCCTGCCTAAGTCCCGAACAAGTGCAAACGCTGGCCAGACAAGCCCACGCGCTGGGGCTTGAAGTTTTACTGGAAGTACACAGTACCGAAGAATTACAACAGACATTATGTGATGATGTTGATATGGTGGGTGTTAACAATCGGAACCTGAAAACTTTCGAAACCTCAACGGAGACGTCTCTTATCATAAGTGAACATATTCCTGATTCTTTTGTTAAAATATCCGAGAGCGGCCTCCAGGATCCGCAGACCATCCTGGAGTTGTTCCGTGCCGGTTATAAAGGATTTTTAATCGGAGAAACATTCATGAAAACGACAGATCCGGGAGCCGCACTTGCCGATCTGCAGGTACAATTGTCAAAGGCCAGTAATTCAAATCTTTTGCTCCTATGAAAATAAAAGTTTGCGGAATGCGCCAGCAAAGCAACATTGAAGAAGTGGTAATGTTGCAGCCCAATTTTATCGGATTTATTTTTTATGAAAAATCACCCCGTTATGTGGGAGAGGACTTAAGTGAGGAATATGTGAAATCTATACCCAAGAGTATCAAGAAGGTAGGGGTCTTTGTAAATGCCAATCCGGGCCATATTCTTAATATGGTCAAAAAATACGATTTACAATATGCCCAGCTGCATGGAAATGAAATGCCCGACCTGTGCCGGAGCCTTCGCCAGAAAGGGGTAAATATCATCAAGGCATTTTCTATTGACCAGAGCTTCAATTTTGCAATGCTCAACAATTATAAGTCGTTCTGTGACCTGTTTTTATTCGATACCAAGGGCGATCTGCCCGGAGGTAACGGAAAACCTTTTGACTGGAAACTATTGAGCAGATACGACAACGAAAAGCCTTTTTTCCTGAGCGGAGGTATAGGACTGGAAAATATAGAGGATATCATTGCCCTGTCCAAAACAATGCCCATATACGGAATTGACGTAAACAGTATGTTCGAAACGGAACCCGGTGTAAAAGACGTTAAAAAACTGGAACAGCTTTTTGGACTGGTCCGGATCAAACAGCAGGAAGAGGCGGAAGCATAATCATATCATCATGGAAGCAACAGTAGAAAAAACATCTTACCACGTTAGCAACGACGGCTATTACGGAACATTCGGCGGAGCATTCATCCCTGAAATGTTATATCCGAATGTTGAGGAATTACGCGATAACTATCTAAAAATCATCCAGGAGCCCGATTTTCTGGATGAGTACAACGATCTGCTTCGTAACTATGTGGGCCGACCCACTCCGCTCTACCATGCCAAACGGCTTTCGGAAAAATACAATACCAATGTTTACCTGAAAAGAGAGGATCTGTGCCACACCGGTGCACATAAAGTGAACAATACCATCGGGCAGATTCTCCTGGCCAAGCGGCTTGGTAAAAAACGCATCGTAGCAGAAACAGGTGCTGGACAGCATGGGGTGGCCACGGCAACCGTTTGTGCCCTCATGAACCTTGAATGTGTGGTGTATATGGGTGCACTGGACATAGAACGCCAGGCCCCGAATGTTGCCCGAATGAAGATGCTGGGTGCTGAAGTACGTTCTGCTACCTGCGGTTCCCAAACTTTAAAAGATGCCACCAATGAGGCTATGCGCCATTGGATCAACAATCCGGTTGATACGCATTACATCATCGGGTCTGTTGTGGGACCTCATCCCTATCCCGACATGGTTGCAAGATTTCAGTCCATCATATCCGAAGAGATACGCTGGCAACTGAAAGAGCAGACCGGCCACGAAAATCCTGATTATGTAGTAGCCTGTGTGGGCGGCGGAAGTAATGCCGCTGGTGCTTTTTATCATTTTCTGGATCAGGAAAGTGTAAAACTTGTGGCCGTGGAGGCGGCAGGGCAGGGGGTTGGTACCGGCCACTCAGCTGCAACCACCGCGTTGGGCAAGCCTGGTGTCCTGCATGGCAGCCGAACCATTCTAATGCAGACCGAGGACGGCCAGGTGGTGGAACCCTATTCCATTTCCGCAGGCCTGGATTATCCCGGCATTGGCCCGCAGCATGCCTATCTATTCGACAGCGGCAGGGGTACATTCCTGTCTGCTACCGACGAAGAAGCCATACAAGCCGCCTTTGAACTGACCCGCCTGGAAGGTATCATTCCTGCCCTGGAATCATCTCATGCACTTGCTGTTTTAGGCCGCCTGGGCGCTTCCATTTCTGATACGGTGGTTGTTAACCTTTCAGGGAGAGGTGATAAGGACATGGCTACTTATATGAAATACATTGATTGATACATTGATTTAAACCAACAATACGTATGGCTACATTAACATTACCGGAGGTCTTTGACCTGAGACTGAAGATACAGGAACTGGAAACCAAAGTAAATTCAGGTACCCTTTCTCTTTTTGAGAGATGCGATCTCGAAGACGAAATTCTTGAACTGAAAGAAAAACTGGGCGAGTTTGACCGCATGAAGTTCAGCGACGAAGGAGAATGTCTGAATTGCTCGGCGTAAATACTCATTTTTCATCCACCTATATCCATCCAAAATGAACATCAAATTACTGCTTCTGGCCGGCCTTCTGATCTTCGGTTCTACGGCATTTGTTTCACCCGAAAAACCCGCACCCAAGAAAATGCTCCGCCATGTCGTTCTTTTTAAGTTTAAGGACTCTTCCACTCCCGCCCAGATAAAAGAAGTTGAAGATGCCTTTCGCAAGCTTCCTTCCAAAATAAAAGAGATTAAAGCTTTGGAATGGGGTACAAACAATAGCCCGGAAAACCTAAACCAGGGTTTTACGCATTTGTTCTTTGTTTCTTTCGAGAGCGAAGCCGCCCGTGCTATATATCTTCCGCATCCAGCGCACGATGCATTCGTAAAAGTGCTAAAGCCTCATCTTGACAAAGTATTGGTATTAGACTACTGGACACAGGAATGAACCGGATTACAACACTATTTCAAAATCATCAGGAGAATACCGGGTTGCTGAATGTTTATTTCACCGCAGGCTTTCCCGAACTTCATGATACAGTACGAGTATTAAAAGCACTGCAGGACGGGGGGGCCGATCTGGTTGAAATAGGTATGCCCTACTCAGACCCCGTGGCCGATGGCGAGACCATTCAGAAGAGCAATGACCAGGCTCTCGAGAATGGCATGACGGTACGTGTGTTATTTGAGCAGCTCAAGGACATGCGGAAAACCATTACTGTTCCGGTGTTACTGATGGGGTACGTCAACCCGGTTCTGCAGTATGGTATAGAAGCTTTTTGTAAAAAGTGTGCCGAAATAGGTGTGGATGGCCTCATATTGCCCGACATGCCGATGGACGTATACCTGAATGAATACAAAGCCATTTTTGATTCTTACGGTATCCTTAACATTTTCCTGGTAACTCCGCAAACGTCCGAATCACGCATCAGACAGATTGATGCCGTCAGTGAGGGATTCATTTACACCGTTTCTTCTGCGAGCGTCACAGGTTCTAAATCGGGCGTAAGCGACGACATGGAGGCATACTTCGACCGTCTGAATGCCATGAACCTTAAAAATCCGCGTCTGATCGGTTTTGGTATTAAAGACAACGCCACCTTTACCAAGGCTTCCGAATATGCTGCAGGTGCAATCATCGGCAGTGCCTTTATAAGAGTATTAATGGAGAGCCGTGACCTTGAAAATGATATTAAAAGTTTTGTTCGGGCCGTAAAAAACAGTTCTTCCGAGCCTGTGGGCGTTTAGTTTCCTGTTGAACTTATTGCTTTATATCAAAAAACAACCTTTCTACAGATTGTTTTTTGCTTTTAACCGTTGCCGGTTCTACCTTGTAAAACCGGCAACGGTCGGCAATTCTACAGTATTTTCATTGACGCCCTGCTAAAAATTCATTAAATTACTTCGTTTTGCTGCATAGGATACCAAATCGTACTTTTTCGGCGCGCAGCACGTTATCATAAGCTAATAATTTTACTGAAAATATATGGCTGCTTTCAATCCGGTAATGGAAGGACTTTTGCTGCGGATACAGGAATACCGGCAGAAGTACTATCAGAACAGATTACTGAAAGGGATCATTTTCACTGCGGCCTTACTGCTGACCGTATTCCTTTTCTTCAATACCCTGGAATATTTCGGCCGGTTCAGCTCCGCAGTAAGGGGAATGCTTTTCTTTGGTTTTCTGGGTGTCCTGGCCTTTTCTTTTTTCCAATGGGTAATTCAGCCACTCATCGATTTATCAGGCCTCAGAAAGCCTTTATCGGACGAAGAAGCCGCTTTGCAGATAGGGGAATACTTCCCGGAGATAGGGGACAAGCTTTTGAATACCCTTCAGCTCAGAAATCTGAGCGGAACGCAGTCCGACCTTATCGACGCGAGTATACGTCAGAAATCGGGCCAGTTGCTCATTGTCAGGTTTTCGGATGCCATCCGATTTAACGAAAATAAAAAATGGCTGAAATACGCCGTTTACCCCTTAGCCGCCATTACCGCGATCCTGCTTTTCAACCCGTCTTTTTTCTCGTCGAGTTCAGAGCGCATCATTCATTTCCAGAAAAATTACACGTACGCTCCTTTTTCCTTTTTCATCCAGAATAAAGACCTCAAAGCATATAAAAATGAAGATTTTACTTTAAAACTTGCTTTAAAAGGACAGGCATTGCCGCAGGCCGTTTACCTGGTACAAAACGGCTCCAGATTTAAATTAGACCAGGAAGATGGGCAGCATTATTCCTACCTCTTCAAAAATCTCCAGCGCGGCGTAACTTTTTCCTTCGAGGCTGCGGGATACTCCTCCTCTGAATATAAGATCAGTGTGGTTGAAAGGCCTTCCCTGCTGTCCTTTGACGTCAACCTTCATTACCCCGGGTACCTGAACAAACCCTCTGAAACACTGACAAATGTAGGGAATCTCTCGGTACCCGAAGGAACCACCATCGAGTGGAATTTCAATACCTCTTCCACCCGTTCGCTTGGTATCCGCTTTGACAGTGATTCAGCACTCATGGAGGCAAAAGAAAAGGATTCCGATCATTTTGCGATCAGGAGAGCTGCCAGGAAGTCTGCCCAGTATCAGGTTTTACTTAAAAATAATGAAACCTCCAATGCGGATAAAATAGGCTACTATATCCATGTAATTCCGGACAAACACCCGGTCATGACCCTGGAAAATTTCCAGGATACAACCTTGTACAACTATTTCGTGCTGGGCGGTTCCATTGCCGACGACTACGGTTTTTCCCAGCTTAAATTGTTTTATACCATTCAGCGCCAAAGCGAAAAATCGCCCTCGGCTCCCAAGGGTATACCTATACCATTTAACAAAACGGTGAATACCCAGAGTTTTTTCTTTCAGTGGTATGTTGACAGCCTTCAGCTCGTACCCGGTGACAAGATTGAGTACTATGCACAGGTATGGGATAACGACGGCGTAAACGGCCCGAAAAGCTCCCGGTCGAGGTCTGTTCTATTTACGGTTCCGTCCAAAGATCAGCTTGAAGCCGAGATCAGAAAGTCGGAGCAGGAAACCGAGAACCAGATACAATCCGCTCTTAAAAAAGCCCAGAGTCTGGAAAAAGACCTTAATACGTTGGACAATCGCCTGAAAACCAACAAGGAACTGGATTTCAAGGAGCAAAAGCAAATCGAAGAAATTTTAAAAAAGCGTGAAGAACTCATGAAGGAGCTTCAGGCACTGCAGGAGAAACATCAGAATTCAAACGAAAAATCCAGACAGTTCAATCAGCAAAGTCCTGAATTACAGGATAAGATTGACAAACTTCAAAAGCTGATGAATGAACTGATGGACAAGGATACCGAGAAACTTTATAAAGAACTCCAGAAACTTCTGGAACAAAAACAAAGCGAACGCATGTCCAGTATGATGGAAAAGCTTCGTAACAAGGAACGCAATCTGGAAAAGGAACTGGAACGTACCATGAAACTTTTCAAGCAAATGCAGATGGAACAGAAAATGGAAAATCTGGTAAACAAACTGGATGATCTCGCTGAAAAGGAGGAAAAACTGGCGGAAAAATCCCAGGAGAATGATAAAAACAAAAACAGCGAAGACAAAAAGAGCAAAAATGAAGAATTGAAAGAGGAGCAGCAGAAAATCCAGGACGAATTTGAAAAGGCAAAGGAAAATATTCAGGAAATTGAAAAGCTCGGGGAGGAAATTGAAAAGCCGGTAGACCCTAAAAAAGAGGAACAAAAAGAGGCCTCAGAGCAAATGAATGATAGCAAGCAGCAGCTAACCAGGCAACAGAACCCAAAAGCCGCTGAGGCCCAGAAAAAGGCCGCTAAAACAATGAAAAAAATGTCCAAGGAAATGTCCGAAGCCATGGAATCTGCCGAAATGGAACAGATGCAGGAAAACATGGATGATCTGCGGGATATCCTGGAAAACCTGATCACCCTGTCGTTTGACCAGGAGACATTGATGAAAGATTTCCGCGGAGTGAGCCTTCAGGACCCTCGGTTTATCAAACTGGGTCAGCAGCAGTTGAAGCTGAAGGATGATGCCAAAATCGTGGAAGACAGCCTATATGCACTCGCAAGCCGCATGGTGCAGATACAGTCATTCATCACCCGGGAGCTAAATGACATGAAGGGTTACATGGATGAAAGTGTAAAAAGTATCCGTGACCGCCACATCAACGTGGCCACCGCCAAGCAGCAGTCATCTATGACGGCCATGAACAATCTCGCGCTAATGCTCAGCGATGTATTCAACCAGATGCAGCAACAGATGGCCATGGCCATGCCAGGTTCAGGCAAGGGGAAAAAAGGAAAACAAAAAGGGGAGCAACCTGGTATGGGAGAGATGCAGGAAAAACT
Encoded here:
- the trpB gene encoding tryptophan synthase subunit beta; its protein translation is MEATVEKTSYHVSNDGYYGTFGGAFIPEMLYPNVEELRDNYLKIIQEPDFLDEYNDLLRNYVGRPTPLYHAKRLSEKYNTNVYLKREDLCHTGAHKVNNTIGQILLAKRLGKKRIVAETGAGQHGVATATVCALMNLECVVYMGALDIERQAPNVARMKMLGAEVRSATCGSQTLKDATNEAMRHWINNPVDTHYIIGSVVGPHPYPDMVARFQSIISEEIRWQLKEQTGHENPDYVVACVGGGSNAAGAFYHFLDQESVKLVAVEAAGQGVGTGHSAATTALGKPGVLHGSRTILMQTEDGQVVEPYSISAGLDYPGIGPQHAYLFDSGRGTFLSATDEEAIQAAFELTRLEGIIPALESSHALAVLGRLGASISDTVVVNLSGRGDKDMATYMKYID
- a CDS encoding tautomerase family protein, whose amino-acid sequence is MSQIKIYGLKTHLKPKREHLSEVLHACVVEAFVYPRNKRAHRFFYLDKNDFFYPEGRSSQYTIIEISLFEGRSIESKKHLYRLVFERFEKELGISPNDIEITLTETPLHHWGIRGKPADELVLDYKVDI
- a CDS encoding anthranilate synthase component II; this translates as MKILVLDNYDSFTYNLVYILRELHGQVDIFRNDKIALEEVGRYDKILLSPGPGIPSEAGIMHAVIKEYGPSKSILGVCLGHQGIGEVFGASLENMTDVLHGISDTAFITDPTDRLFKNIPGQIKVGRYHSWTVVPESFPDHLKITAVDEQQRVMALSHASYDVKGVQFHPESVLTEYGKEMLENWLSI
- a CDS encoding Dabb family protein, with protein sequence MNIKLLLLAGLLIFGSTAFVSPEKPAPKKMLRHVVLFKFKDSSTPAQIKEVEDAFRKLPSKIKEIKALEWGTNNSPENLNQGFTHLFFVSFESEAARAIYLPHPAHDAFVKVLKPHLDKVLVLDYWTQE
- a CDS encoding DUF4175 family protein, yielding MEGLLLRIQEYRQKYYQNRLLKGIIFTAALLLTVFLFFNTLEYFGRFSSAVRGMLFFGFLGVLAFSFFQWVIQPLIDLSGLRKPLSDEEAALQIGEYFPEIGDKLLNTLQLRNLSGTQSDLIDASIRQKSGQLLIVRFSDAIRFNENKKWLKYAVYPLAAITAILLFNPSFFSSSSERIIHFQKNYTYAPFSFFIQNKDLKAYKNEDFTLKLALKGQALPQAVYLVQNGSRFKLDQEDGQHYSYLFKNLQRGVTFSFEAAGYSSSEYKISVVERPSLLSFDVNLHYPGYLNKPSETLTNVGNLSVPEGTTIEWNFNTSSTRSLGIRFDSDSALMEAKEKDSDHFAIRRAARKSAQYQVLLKNNETSNADKIGYYIHVIPDKHPVMTLENFQDTTLYNYFVLGGSIADDYGFSQLKLFYTIQRQSEKSPSAPKGIPIPFNKTVNTQSFFFQWYVDSLQLVPGDKIEYYAQVWDNDGVNGPKSSRSRSVLFTVPSKDQLEAEIRKSEQETENQIQSALKKAQSLEKDLNTLDNRLKTNKELDFKEQKQIEEILKKREELMKELQALQEKHQNSNEKSRQFNQQSPELQDKIDKLQKLMNELMDKDTEKLYKELQKLLEQKQSERMSSMMEKLRNKERNLEKELERTMKLFKQMQMEQKMENLVNKLDDLAEKEEKLAEKSQENDKNKNSEDKKSKNEELKEEQQKIQDEFEKAKENIQEIEKLGEEIEKPVDPKKEEQKEASEQMNDSKQQLTRQQNPKAAEAQKKAAKTMKKMSKEMSEAMESAEMEQMQENMDDLRDILENLITLSFDQETLMKDFRGVSLQDPRFIKLGQQQLKLKDDAKIVEDSLYALASRMVQIQSFITRELNDMKGYMDESVKSIRDRHINVATAKQQSSMTAMNNLALMLSDVFNQMQQQMAMAMPGSGKGKKGKQKGEQPGMGEMQEKLNGQMKQLGSGKEGQGNQSEKLARMAAEQAMIRKMVQDLIESQKGTEIGKQLGKELQEIADKMDQTETDLVNKRITPELIKRNQEIKTRLLESEKAMKEQDEDEQRKAQTAKQVPRQPPAAFEKYIQEKEKQTELLRTVPPTFSPFYKKEVDTYFRKYQAKN
- a CDS encoding Uma2 family endonuclease, encoding MITSLDQLDMNKTYSYADYLKWAFEERVELIKGRLFRMSPAPARRHQRISSVFQGELYKFLDNQACQVYSAPFDVRLTPRKNDTTSNIYTVVQPDICVICDPAKLDDRGCIGAPDWIIEILSPGNSQTEMKNKFEAYEENGVKEYWLADPANEIILVYIRNEQGKYIGLQPFTLEDSISSYVFPDFNLNVADIFKD
- the trpA gene encoding tryptophan synthase subunit alpha, producing MNRITTLFQNHQENTGLLNVYFTAGFPELHDTVRVLKALQDGGADLVEIGMPYSDPVADGETIQKSNDQALENGMTVRVLFEQLKDMRKTITVPVLLMGYVNPVLQYGIEAFCKKCAEIGVDGLILPDMPMDVYLNEYKAIFDSYGILNIFLVTPQTSESRIRQIDAVSEGFIYTVSSASVTGSKSGVSDDMEAYFDRLNAMNLKNPRLIGFGIKDNATFTKASEYAAGAIIGSAFIRVLMESRDLENDIKSFVRAVKNSSSEPVGV
- a CDS encoding phosphoribosylanthranilate isomerase, which translates into the protein MKIKVCGMRQQSNIEEVVMLQPNFIGFIFYEKSPRYVGEDLSEEYVKSIPKSIKKVGVFVNANPGHILNMVKKYDLQYAQLHGNEMPDLCRSLRQKGVNIIKAFSIDQSFNFAMLNNYKSFCDLFLFDTKGDLPGGNGKPFDWKLLSRYDNEKPFFLSGGIGLENIEDIIALSKTMPIYGIDVNSMFETEPGVKDVKKLEQLFGLVRIKQQEEAEA
- the trpD gene encoding anthranilate phosphoribosyltransferase; this encodes MKKILNELFEYKILSKAQAKEILIGISTGMYSNSEIAAFLTIYAMRSITVEELEGFRDGLLELCLKVDLSAYDPIDVCGTGGDGKDTFNISTLSCFVIAGAGQRVAKHGNHGVSSHCGSSTVLEYLGARFTNDKNVLERQIAEAGVCFLHAPLFHPAMKNVAPVRKELGVKTFFNMLGPMVNPTSPKKQLVGVFSLELARLFAYLYQQTDKQFLVLHALDGYDEVSLTGSFKVISAHSEQVLSPSDLGLSTLHARDLSGGVTVEDSARIFMNVLNDEATPAQKQAVLANAAMALYCANPGLSLPDAVAMARESIESKKALKSFKKLLEV
- the trpC gene encoding indole-3-glycerol phosphate synthase TrpC gives rise to the protein MNILEKIVVRKHEEIAESKKLRSISDLEKEALFLRRNLSLSSVLREAETPQIISEFKRKSPSKGIINARVEPEIVTADYVKEGAAALSVLTDTDFFGGSFDDFLRARLANPQIPMLRKDFIVDEYQLYEAKSIGADIILLIAACLSPEQVQTLARQAHALGLEVLLEVHSTEELQQTLCDDVDMVGVNNRNLKTFETSTETSLIISEHIPDSFVKISESGLQDPQTILELFRAGYKGFLIGETFMKTTDPGAALADLQVQLSKASNSNLLLL